The following proteins are encoded in a genomic region of Corticium candelabrum chromosome 19, ooCorCand1.1, whole genome shotgun sequence:
- the LOC134195090 gene encoding uncharacterized protein LOC134195090 — MSLVAASLSPEHDSNHRVRAPSVKSSGRHFVMRSCPSCLKSFKRLDVHLNRSSKCSYVKLSTGNNAMSEQAITGSTSSNILTDVTRSPRGAACAPMEKTSFSEPPEVQNLGNNTTEFPLLRRLKLPTCDDEWNTADIYFASSVVPLVCSYIDPDEANDVLVKGIFNYFSNTFGVSASQRKRTKRHASNLAQRLRVAKRENRLAQKALRRAKKTLNMSKDDLLSLVAALRKSVRSLQKMKRLQMKANFQRQSKFQQRDISSNFWKFAKQILRSDQNEVSPSFTQTTAYDYFRSAYSASSPRNCFDYPEWLKHRDAPSFPMGDLVITEKDIYDKIKCARSDSAPCPLDQISYKLLKRCPSLTVGLLHIYNLCIQQCRVPRLWQCAVIKLIPKPGKSIPSDPSTFRPIALTSVVGKVFTSFIKDTLFKHLISNGYLDTSIQKGFINHVSGCQEHQFKLVEAIRDAKANQRLQTILWIDLRNAFGSVDHNLIRFAMSHYNCGDMVTNLISNIYCGLRAVICTDDWCTSNFPYEVGVFQGDPLSVAIFDMVFNLYTDALESLAPTCAYQFSSVAQNSFLCSFADDAVVVTRGPHEINAVCKRTDQFLEWSGLEVNAAKCSTFSRRRLIHPTVFDPEISIQGQKIPFLSHKKSYKYLGLPIASDLSHADISRELLETTKNLLNKVDQTAVSRMNKCLLYKRAVLPRLSWLLSIASIPLSWIEQSLDSVVTKFLKKWVGLAHSAAVSRLFLNTKNGGLQLGQPSDSFKRLQSCNLLRFTKSNDECLRALATIKISRETELSSTRFSAGSFLATLDTSPGCLQSKIKNIKKTITESSNNRHLSHLTSLSVQGQAARFKDVEAEHFALSLKSLPDDLFKWAINGLQDTLPSATNLQLWKKISCNQCPLCHQPQSLCHVLNACPSLLDRGLYKQRHDNTLRLFVDFLKRHLSQQFSIVADLPESVYNFPVDITCTCLRPDIVVWNAVLKKAWMLELSVPFETVVEETKARKERRYAQLVKDANHQYKTELLHLLVGSRGLIFPETRRAVCMLCKPLQRDLDDLFQAVIHSTLKDSFRCWLARRDNIS, encoded by the coding sequence ATGAGTCTTGTTGCCGCCTCGCTTTCCCCGGAGCATGATAGCAATCACAGAGTAAGAGCCCCTTCTGTTAAATCAAGCGGAAGACATTTTGTTATGCGTTCATGCCCATCTTGTTTGAAGTCGTTCAAACGTTTAGATGTACATCTAAACCGGTCTTCCAAATGCTCTTACGTCAAATTGAGTACTGGTAATAATGCAATGTCTGAGCAAGCAATTACTGGGTCTACTTCGTCCAATATTTTGACTGATGTTACCAGGTCTCCTAGAGGTGCTGCTTGTGCCCCAATGGAAAAAACCTCTTTTTCAGAACCTCCGGAAGTTCAAAATCTTGGTAACAATACTACCGAATTCCCTCTTCTTCGACGCCTTAAACTTCCTACTTGTGATGATGAATGGAACACTGCTGACATTTATTTTGCTTCATCAGTTGTGCCTTTGGTATGTTCGTACATCGACCCAGATGAAGCAAATGACGTCTTAGTGAAAGGGATTTTCAACTATTTCAGCAACACCTTTGGCGTTTCTGCAAGCcaaagaaaaagaacaaaACGTCATGCTTCCAACCTTGCTCAACGTTTAAGGGTCGCAAAACGAGAAAACAGATTAGCTCAGAAGGCCCTGCGTCGTGCAAAGAAAACCCTCAACATGTCCAAGGATGATTTGTTATCTCTTGTTGCCGCCCTGCGGAAATCTGTGAGATCTCTTCAAAAAATGAAACGGCTGCAGATGAAGGCAAATTTCCAAAGACAATCAAAATTCCAGCAGAGGGACATTTCGTcaaatttttggaaatttgCTAAACAAATCCTTCGTTCCGACCAAAATGAAGTCAGTCCTTCATTTACTCAGACAACTGCCTATGATTATTTTCGTTCCGCTTACTCTGCTTCGTCACCAAGAAATTGCTTTGACTACCCAGAGTGGCTGAAGCACAGAGATGCTCCATCCTTTCCAATGGGTGATCTTGTCATCACGGAAAAAGACATctatgataaaatcaagtgtGCTCGTTCTGATTCGGCTCCTTGTCCTCTTGACCAAATTAGCTACAAGTTATTGAAACGATGTCCATCTTTGACTGTCGGTCTCCTGCACATCTACAATCTGTGCATTCAGCAATGCAGAGTTCCAAGACTATGGCAGTGTGCTGTCATAAAGTTAATTCCTAAACCAGGAAAAAGTATCCCTTCTGACCCGTCTACCTTCCGACCAATTGCTTTGACTTCTGTAGTTGGGAAGGTGTTCACGTCATTCATCAAAGACACTCTGTTTAAGCATCTCATATCTAATGGATATCTGGATACATCGATCCAAAAGGGGTTCATCAATCACGTCAGCGGGTGTCAAGAACATCAGTTCAAATTGGTGGAGGCTATCAGAGATGCGAAAGCCAATCAGCGGCTTCAAACCATTCTATGGATTGACTTGCGTAATGCTTTTGGAAGTGTTGATCATAACTTAATCCGCTTTGCAATGTCCCATTACAATTGTGGTGATATGGTGACAAATCTCATTTCCAATATATATTGTGGTCTTCGCGCAGTCATTTGCACAGATGACTGGTGTACTTCCAATTTTCCTTATGAGGTCGGTGTATTTCAAGGGGATCCTCTGTCAGTGGCTATTTTTGACATGGTTTTCAACCTTTACACTGATGCTTTAGAATCTCTCGCTCCAACTTGTGCCTATCAGTTTTCGTCAGTGGCTCAAAACTCTTTCTTGTGTAGTTTTGCTGATGACGCCGTCGTAGTCACAAGAGGTCCACATGAAATTAATGCTGTGTGCAAGCGAACAGACCAATTCCTCGAATGGTCTGGCCTAGAAGtcaatgcagcaaaatgttcaACTTTTTCACGTCGGAGGCTGATTCATCCAACTGTCTTTGACCCGGAAATCTCTATACAAGGGCAAAAGATTCCATTCTTGTCACACAAGAAaagctacaagtacttgggtctTCCAATTGCGTCTGATCTGTCTCATGCCGACATTTCAAGAGAGCTTCTGGAGACTACTaagaatttattgaataaaGTCGATCAAACAGCCGTTTCCCGAATGAATAAATGTCTTCTCTATAAGAGAGCGGTGCTACCGCGGCTTTCATGGTTACTGAGCATTGCATCTATTCCTTTGTCATGGATCGAGCAATCATTGGACAGTGTAGTCACGAAATTCTTAAAAAAATGGGTCGGTCTTGCTCATTCAGCAGCTGTCTCTCGCCTTTTCCTTAACACCAAGAACGGCGGCCTCCAACTTGGCCAACCGTCAGATTCTTTCAAGAgactacagtcttgcaacctgcttcgatttactaaatcaaatgaCGAATGCTTGAGAGCCCTGGCAACTATAAAGAtttcaagagagactgagttgTCATCAACCAGATTTAGTGCCGGCAGTTTCTTGGCAACTCTTGATACTTCGCCTGGGTGCCTGcaatcaaaaataaagaacATCAAAAAGACGATTACGGAATCATCAAATAATCGTCATTTGTCACATCTTACCTCCCTGTCTGTACAAGGTCAAGCGGCTCGATTCAAGGACGTGGAAGCTGAGCACTTTGCCTTGTCCCTAAAATCTCTACCCGATGACTTGTTCAAATGGGCAATAAATGGACTCCAGGACACCCTCCCATCAGCAACCAACttacagttgtggaagaaaattTCGTGCAATCAATGTCCTCTCTGTCACCAACCCCAATCGCTGTGCCACGTGCTAAATGCATGTCCCAGTCTACTTGATCGAGGTttgtacaaacagagacacgacaatacgctgagactatttgtggactttctaaaacgtcatcttagtcaacagttttccatagtagccgacctaccagaatcagtatacaattttcctgtcgatataacctgtacctgccttcgtccagacattgttgtttggaatgccgtcctcaaaaaggcctggatgcttgagctgtcggtcccattcgaaacagtcgtggaagaaacgaaggcccggaaagaacgccgctatgcccaacttgtcaaagatgctaaccatcagtataagacggagcttttgcatctcttggttgggtcgagaggattgatttttcctgaaactcgacgagcagtctgcatgttgtgcaagcctcttcaacgcgacttggacgatctgtttcaagctgtcattcattccaccctgaaagactcttttcgatgctggttggcaagaagagacaacatctcttaa